TTCCTTCAGCAGCGATTTGGCAAAAAGGTAATCTGATTCGATGATTATCAAATAGGTAATCTTTCAATGATCTTGATCGGAATATCTGATATTCCTTAAAAAGCCTGAAGTAAGAGACTATGGTTTAATCAAGCCTTGAGTTTATCATAAAGAGAAATGCTACTAGTTAAATGTTACGGATATCCGGAGGAATTCAGGCATAAAAAAATGGCAGATATACGTAAGGTATAAATAATTCCGAAGATGCGTATAAATCCGACTGAAACTGGCTTGAACCTTAAAAGCTCTTCTGAAAGCCATATTCTTTTTCTGGAGAGGTGATTCCCGTAAAAAATGACCCAATTGACACCAGGCTTGCCGAAATGCACGAGGAACTTCGGGATTTAAGAAATTTTCCTGACTCCGAATTTGTCGGCATAATCAGGGAACTAGGGTTCAAATGTGAACTCTGTGCCCGCTGCTGCACCAGAGAGTTTAACGACCATGTGTTCCTGCTGGACTCGGACCTGGAACGAGTAAGAAGCATAGACCCTGATGCCGTCACTCCTGCCCCGTATTATGAGTTTTGCGACCAGAACGGCAGGTTCTATGTATCAGGCTATGCCCTGAAAACAAAACCTGACGGCTCCTGCATTTTCCTTGAAAATAAAAGATGCAGGATTTATGAAAGCCGCCCTTCAATCTGCAGAGTATACCCACATATGCTGCACAGGGAAGCCGATGAAACCGGAAAAGTGGACTGGCGGCAGATAAGCGGCTTAAACGAGCACGGGAGTTATCACTCAGATCTCGACGATCCGGCATGTAAAGAAATTGCACTGGAGACAAGGGCTTATGAAGAAGCTTATCTCCAGCAGGTGATTGGCTTTTTCGAAGCTGTGAAGGCTCATTTCAGGACAAATGGTTTAAAACACATCCAGAGAACCTATGACCGAAAAATGCGTGAATTTCTTAAAGGTGAATGTGACCTGGAAATTTTTGTATATTGCAAAGGCGGGTTTGAAAAACAAAAACTCGCAAAAGAGTCTGAAAGATAAGGCATAACTGTTGCCGAAAAAGGCAATTTTGTAAGCATAAAAAAAGAGAATATTTTTAAAATAATGACAGTGTAACATAAGTTCTGTAAAATCACAAATCTCAAGAAGTTCTTTGGTAGAAACTTCCATATCGGGAGATCAATTTTCCCATAATACACAAAAAATTGACTTCAAATTTACAGCAAATTAGGCACACTGCCAAAATAATTCTATGAAAATAAGAAAAGAGAGTATTTTTAAAATGATTCTATAAAAAAGGTTTTCAGTTCTTCTTCCCTTTGACCTTCCACTTCAGAAGTATTCCATCTTCAATTTTTTCAGCTGAAAACAGTTCAAGCCCGAGGAGTTCGTTTTCTGTAAAACCTTCCCCGTCAGTAAAGGTTGGAGCTGTTTTCCCTCCTATGATAAGGTTTCCAACAAAAGTATATACCTCATCAACAAGACCTGCGGAAAGCATGCCCCAGTTCAGGGTTGCGCCTCCCTCGACCATGAGGCTGTTTATACCCATTTCCTTTAATTTCGCTGCAAGCTCGGTAAGGTCAACTCTAAAAGCTCCTGTTTTTATGACAAGGGCTTTTTTTTCCAGCATCCTGATTTTTTCTTCAGGGGCGGAATTTGAAACAGCAATTATCCTGAGCCCTTCACCTTTTTTGAAGATATCGGCATTAAGAGGTGTCCTTGCTGAGCTGTCAACAACAACCCTTACGGGATTTTCACTCTTTCCGGCAGCTTTTCTGGCTGCCTTTCTTTCAGGGGATTTTACTGTCAGGCTGGGGTCATCGGCAAGTACGGTCCCTATTCCCACCATAATCGCATCTGCATGAGCCCTGAGTTCATCCATTCTCTCAAAATCAAGTTTTCCAGAGATCTTTACCTGCTTTCTTTCCTTTGTTGAGAGCTTGCCGTCAGCTGACATAGCAGAATTTATAAAAATAAAGGGCCTGTCCATTTTTTAGCTCCTGAAAAAAAGTATTGAATTGAGAGTCACGTAATTGAGAATCACGTTTTTATTTTTTAGCTGTTTAATTTTTTACCATTTAATTTTTTAGCCGGGAAGGTTTGAACAGGGGAAATGATAACTCCTTCCCCGGCTCAAAACTGTCCTTTACCACTATTCAGGCTTCTATAAGGGGCTTCAGCAGGTCGTGGTCTCTTAAGAGCCCCTGAAGCTTGCGGTTTGAATTAATTATCGGTATCTGGTCGATCCTGTTACGCTTCATTTTTCTTGCACAGTCGCTTATAGAGGCAATATAAGTAGCAGTGATCGGTTCCCGGATCATAATGTCGCTTCCTATCAGATTGGGGACTTTGATTCTGGATACGCTGTAGTAAATACTCATGGTATCTCTCATGGACTCCCATGTCCAGGCATCGTCGTCCTGACCTGCGGACATGTCTGACATCTCAACGCTGTCCTCAATAACGCTGGCAGAAATAATGTCACGGTCCGAGATAATTCCTATGAGTTCAAGGGCAGCATCAAGTACAGGTACAGCCTTGACACAAGCCAGTTCCATGATCCTGGCTACTACAGGCAAAGGCGTTTCACTGAATATTGCCACCACTTCCTTTTCCACATAGTCTTTGATAGGAGTGTCTATATTCATATCCGCAATTGCGCCCACAACATCAGCAACCGTTACAAGCCCCACGAGCTTTCCATCGTCTACTACCGGAAGCCTTCTGATGCCGTGCTGAAGGAGCAGGCGGGCAGCGGACTGCAGGTCCGATCCAGGGGATATGGTTATCGGGTCCCGTGTCATAAGAAGGGCAAGCTGTTCTTCTTCGGGGTTCTGCAAGAGGTTTGTCCTTGTCACTATCCCGACCACTTTGGAATCTTTGAGTACAGGAACCCCCGAGATGTGTTTGTTCTTAAGGATTTTAAGAACCTCGTCCCTGGAACCAGGCAGGGTTGCGCATGCGACGTCCCTTACCATGATATCTTCTATGAAGATGTTTTTTGGCATATGATCTACACCTGTGTTATCCTCTGAATCCTGGATTTTCTTTTATTATTTCTCTACGGAGGGCTTCAGCTCAGCTCTCTTCTCCACTCCGAACGACCATTACCGGAACCTTTGAGCCCCTGGCAACTTTTTCTGCAACGCTTCCGAGAAGGAACCTGTCAAGTCCGGTTTTTCCAAGTGTTCCCATAATTATCAGGTCAACATTGTTATTTTCTGCGAATTCGATAATTGCACTGCTCGGGTTTCCTTCAAGGACAACTTCTCTTACTTCTACCCCTGCTGCTTCTCCCTGGCTCTTTACGGCAGAAACTGCTTTTTCACCCTCGGACTTCAGGATCTCGTACATCGCTTCCCAGCCGACTTCCGAGCTCATAGGTATTGATGAAAAAGAAGATATGTCCACCACATAAAGTGCGTGAACCGTAGCCCCGCTGAGTTTTGCAATCTCAATTCCGTGAGATATTGCCTTCTGGGTATTCTCGGATCCATCTGTTGCAATTACTATGTTCCGGTAAAATTCGCTATTCATGTTTCGTTCTCCATTTGATTTACGAATGAAGTACCGCTAATATATCATCGGGCCTTGCCCGTTTTGTAATTCCACCTACAGGGTCCTGTATACCTGCAAGATTATTAGAATCCCCGTTCAGGATCATTAAATTGGCTTTATTCCCCTTTTCGATAGAACACATGGAATCTGGTCCCATTACAAAAGAACCATTAAGTGTGCAAATTTTAAATACTTGCCTATCATCTATAGAAAATATTTTTGACATAAATTCCATTTCAGCAAACATATTTACAGAATTTAACATTACATTATCTGTCCCGGCTGCTACCCGAATACCCGCTTCAAGCATTTCAGCTATTGGAGCCATCCCTGCCCCTGTTACAAAGTTTGACCTCGGGCAGACAACAACCGGAATTTTTGCCTGAGCAATTTCATCGAGGTCTTTTTTTCCTGCATGTGTTAAATGAATTAAAAGGTCCGGCTCAAGAGAAAGGGCTTTTTCAATGTCGCTTCTATTCTTTTCACCTGCATGGATTGCAAAAAGTTTTTTTCTTTCCCGGGTGCAGGCTGTAATCTCCTGAAGGAGGTTCATGTCGAGGTCATTTGCTCCACTCATTCCGAGCCCATCGGAACGAAGTAAAATCCTTCTTACTTCGGAAAGTACCACTTGCAGAGGTAGATCCGGTTCTGCAGGTCTTCCGAATATCAATGAACGCAGCTCAAGTCCTTCAAGGGCTTTATTCAGAGCTGCAACCCCCAAAAACCCTCCTTCCCTGAAATCAGCAAAAGCACAGGTCCCGGTATCTATCATGTCCAGTAAAGACCTTTTTATGTGCCCTACAAGGGTTTTATAGGGAGTTTCCCTGAGAATCCTGTGTTTTAATCCGTCAGGCGGCTTTACAAGAGAGTCAAGGTCTCTCTGGACCCGAAAACCGGAAGTTTTTCCAAGTACAGGGTCTTTACAAACGGAGTCCCCAAGATGAGTGTGAGCATTGACAAAACAGGGAGCTATTATATTTTTTGAATTTGTACGTTCTTCTCCAATTTCCGTAATTATTCCATTTTTTACACAGATGTACCCCTCTATGGGCAAAATCTCGGGACCTGCAATAATTGTTCCGGAAATTATTTGTTCAGTGCCGTACATCTATAAGCACCTCTGCTGTTTATCAACCTTCTGTGCTCAGCTTATGGAGACCAAACATATACATCATATATAATCTTTCCTTAAGCCTTTTTATATTATTCAGGCATTTTTTCTTCTATTCTGGGCACGCTGGAGTATTTTTTTCGTCTTTTTGGTTAGAAGTTTCTGAATATATATACAAAACAAAAATTCTTTTCACCGACATATTTATTAATTATCAAATATATATATGGGTTTCAGTCGCATTGTATAGGTCCTTGCACGAGATAATGGAAAATCCTGACTGTGAGTGTACAGACAACCCCAATGCGATACATCGATAGTGTGATATTGCCCGGCACGAGGGTAACTGAAAGGGACTGCGGAAAACCAGAGTATGATCTTTCGGAGTTAGTGCGTCCGGGTTACAGCACTATTTTATGTTAATTTATTTTTATAACTCGAGTTTATAATTTATTTCATACCTGGTGTTTTTATATATGGAAAAATTCAGTACCTGCCCAGCCGTCCAGGGTTCGCCATTCCATGCGTGGTTATAACTTATTCATTTCGGCTGCTTTTTATTTATCCTCTGCCTTTTGCTAATGGCTCTTATTACAAATTCCCAGGTTTCGTCACTAATTTATATAATATATTTTAAAAGATGAGATCCATGTCCTTTGAAGAGGCAATAAAATCTTTGGATTCCGGTATTATTGTGGATATCGAAGTCACTCCGGGTTCCAGATCGCTTTCTGTCCCGAGCGGCTATAATGAATGGCGAAAGAGAATTGAAGTAAAGCTGACCAGAAATGCCCAGAAAGGAAAGGCAAATGAGCAGCTTATTGAAAGCCTTGCAGAGCTTTTTGGCATATGCAGTTCTGATATCTTTATAAGTAGCGGAGCCACAAGCAGCAAGAAGTCCTTGCTGATAAAAGGGGTATCCTATCAGCAAGCTGTTCTGGTTTTCGGGAAACACTTAAAGGGTTGAAGCCAGGAGTTTTAGACAGTTTTCCTGACTGGCAGGCTTTCTTACCACACTTCCTGTTTAACGAAAAAGGTTGAAGAATAACGTGACTGATGTTGATGTCTACAGAAAAAGGCTGGAAAGGATTGAAGAACTGCTTCTGGAACTTTCAGAATCTGCGGAAAGAGGGGCAGTAATTATCGTAGAAGGAAAAAGAGATATTCTTTCCATGAAAAAGCTCGGTATTAAAGGCAGCTTCGAGCTTGCAACCCGGTATTCTCTTTTTAATTTCTCAGAGAGGATAGCCAGCCTCGGCTGTGAGGTTATCATACTCACGGATTGGGACAGGAGAGGTGACCTGCTTGCAGCCAAACTCTCGGAATATTTTGAAAATTTCGGGGTAAAACCTGACCTTCAGATCCGAAATAAGTTGAAACTGATTTCCCAGAAAGAAATCAAAGATATAGAAAGCCTGTATACTTATGTTTCCAAACTCAGGGTAAAAACAGGTTCTTCTCTAAACTCCGAATATGAAACGAATCTGGAATTTGAAAGATAGTAACGTTACTATCCGATAAAGTGCCCTTATTCTCAATATATTTTAAAAAAGAAAAAATGAAGATTTGAAGATTAATACTTACATCCGGTTAAAAAACTTTTATCCCTTATGCGTTGGATGATTCTCCTTTCTCCTGAATCATATCCAGGCCTTGAGGGCTCTTTTGATGATTGAATGTCCTGTCAAATTCCGGATATTTTGGAAATTTGCCAGCCAGTTCTTCAAACATTTTATGTCTTGGACTGATAATTATTATATGCGCAGGGGGGTGGATCTTCTTCAACCTGCTTATCGCCGCTCCCGCGTGGTTATTTAACTCTACAAGGGCTGCAGAGTTGCATTTTGACTTGAGTGATACGCCCATTACACTCACAAGAAGTTCATCAGCATAATTTGGCTCAATACATTTAGGAGTCGCTGAAAATTGAATATGTCCGTATCTTTCTAGGTCATGTAATGCTATTTTTACTTTATCCGAGTCGTCTGCCCGGACTAACGCGAATGATTTCATTTTTTACACACCACCAATCTATAAAGTTATCCCCATTTCGATATGGATTTACCCCTATAATAAACTTTGTGTATGAAATGGCTTAGCAGGCGACCATTATTCCCTTGCGAATGCGGCGTCCTCATCATATTATTTTAACTAAAAATGGTCATTTACGGAGTCGTAATATATTGTACGCCTTTCTCCTATACTCAAAAATTACAGGGCTATTCCATAATTGTCTTTTTTCAAGATTTAGTATGCGTCTCCATGATATGAAGCTGCGTATTCTATACTTATATGCATCGTATATATATTCGTTTTGAAATAATATTTCTTCTCAAGAAAACTTTACTTAAAGTTTTTTAAGTTGCGTTTTTTTAAAAAATTACTTTTTTTCTTTTATTAATATATTATTATTTTTTATCCCTCTTTGTCTATTTTAATATGTCCTGATTCTGCATGATGAATTTTTCACAAAATCAATCACTGACCAGAGAATTTTTTTATCCTCAATTTATTTTATTGACTTATTAAATATCATCTATAATTAAATAAATACTTTAATATATTATTTTTCCAGCCTGATGTTACTACAGGACCGGGATATACTTCCTCAAATGGTATCTTTTATTTAGGACCTTACCATATCATATACCGAAACAGTATACAAAAATATTTATCCCAGGACTCCCTGTGTCCTTTTTTCACCTCCATGTATGAAAAAGCTCAAATGTTTCGGGACTGAGTCCTTACCCTTAATTCAGTTAAACTCCTGTGGTTCAGTTAATTATATCTTATATAGCCCTTTGATTTTCAGGTCTGAATAGATAATTGAATCTGGTCCAGAACCTGTTTCAGGCTTATGTGGGCAAAGCCCTCGCAATTATTGCAAAGACGGTGAGTATATGGCTAATGATATTGAATCTAAAGTAATTAAAGCAAAAAAAGCTTCAATTGAGCTTGCCAGTGTAAGCTCCGAGGTAAAAAACAGGGCTCTTGAAGCTATGGCGGAAGCCCTTGATAAAGAGAGAAAAATCATCCTTGAAGCGAATTTAAAGGATCTTGAATATGCAGCCCAACTGAAAAAAGCCGGAAAGCTTACTCAGGCTCTTGTAGACCGGCTTAAGGTTACGGACTCAAAAGTTGACGGGATGATTGCAGGAATCAGGGACGTAATAAAACTTAAAGACCCTGTGGGAGAAACCCTTTCCACTCTTGAACTCGATGACGACCTGATCCTCTACCAGGTCAGCTGCCCTATAGGTCTTATAGGGGTAATTTTTGAGTCCAGGCCTGACGTGGTGCCCCAGGTAATGTCTCTCTGCCTGAAAAGTGGCAATGCAACCATTTTCAAAGGGGGAAGCGAAGCCAGGGAGTCTAACCGTACTATTTTCGATATTCTTGTAAGAGCCATAGAGTCCACCGGGGGCATGCCTGAAGGGGCGTTCCAGCTTATGGAAACCAGGGAAGAAATCATGAGCCTTCTGAGCCTTGATGCGTATGTCGACCTCCTTATCCCCAGAGGGTCCAATGAATTTGTCAAATTTATCCAGGACAATACAAAAATCCCTGTACTCGGGCATACAAGCGGCATCTGCCACATCTATGTGGACGAATTTGCAGACCCTGATACAGCCTGGCAGGTCTGTTTTGATGCCAAAGTCCAGTACCCCGCAGTTTGCAATGCCATAGAAACCCTTCTTGTGAACCGCAATATTGCAGAAGTTTTCCTGCCCAAAATGGCTGAAATGTATCTAAAGGCAGGGGTTGAACTGCGCTGCGATGAAGGTAGTTATTCTCTGCTCTCAGAAAAAGGGCTATCTCCCCTTTCAAGAGCAACTGATGAGGACTGGAGCCTTGAATACAATGACCTTATCCTCTCAATAAAACTCGTAGATACCATTAAGGAAGCAGTTGACCACATAAACACCTTTGGTTCCCATCACACAGACGGGATAATCACGGAAAACGCTTCCCGCAGGAAGGAGTTCATAGGGCTTGTTGACTCTTCAAGCGTTATGGTGAACGCTTCAACACGTTTTGCTGACGGTTACAGATATGGAAAAGGTGCCGAAGTCGGGATCAGCACAAATAAGATCCATTCGCGCGGGCCTGTCGGTATGGAAGGGCTGTTAATTTACAAGTATATCCTCATGGGTAAAGGGCAGGTTGTTGCAGACTATGCAGGAAAAAATGCAAAACCCTATACTCACAGGAAGCTTGACCTTAAGTTCGAGGATGTGAATTAACACATCCCTGATAATTTCTGATATGTTTATATATTTGAATCGAAATACCAGCGCAGGTTAAGTGCAAAAACCGGAAACCCGGCTATTATAGAAATCAAGCGCAGCCGCTTTCCAAATAACTTTAAGAGGCACTTCTATTGACAGAAAGAGAACAATTTTTCCGTGATGTTAATAAAATCGTCATTAAGATCGGAACTTCTTCAATTACCAGAAAGGGCTGTGACCATACCAGGGAAAACTGCAACATTGACCCGGCATTTATGGAAAGCATAGCCTTCCAGGTCTCAGAGCTCCGAAAGCAGGGGAAAGAAGTAATTATTGTGAGTTCGGGAGCAATAGGTGTCGGGCTGAATGAGCTGGGCATAGCCCCCAAACCCCGTGAGATCCCTATCAGACAGGCAGCTGCAGCGGTCGGGCAGAGTATGCTGATGCAGGACTGGAGCAGAGCTTTTTCCAGATACGGAATGAAGGTTGCCCAGATCCTTCTTACCTATGAATTCTATTCTGATAGAGTAACTTACCTCAACCTGAGAAACAGCATCTCAACCCTGCTGGAGTATGGTGTTGTCCCGATAATAAACGAAAACGACTGTACCTGTACAAACGAGATTGAAGCAATCTTCGGGGACAATGACAAGCTCTCTGCAATGGTTGCGAGCAAAATCGATGCTGATCTTCTGATTATCCTTTCGGATATTGATGGGCTTTTTGACAGGAACCCGAAAACTCACATTGACGCAAAGCTTCTGACCATTGTGAAAAAGATCACGCCTGAGATTGAAAGTTATGGGGGCGACCCTACAAGCTTCAAAGGCGTTGGCGGGATGCGGACCAAAATAAAAGCTGCAAAAATCTGCAGTATGGCAGGCTGCTATGTAGTTATTGCAAACAGCGATGTAGAGGACGTCATCCTGAAAATAGCCTCAGGGGAAGAAATAGGGACCCTTTTCCTTGCTGAACGGCATATCCAGAAAAACCGCGCTCGCTGGATTATCCTTGCCAGGGCTTCAGGAACGGTCCGTGTAGATGCCGGAGCAAAAGCTGCTGTCCTCGGGAAAAATAGCCTTCTCCCGGCAGGCGTTGTGGATGTGGAAGGGACATTTGATAGGGGAGATGTCGTGAAACTCGAATGTGACGGCAAAATATTTGCAAAAGGGATTACCGACTATACCTCTGAAGAGTTAATTAAAATAAAAGGAGTTCATACAGACCAGATTGAAAACGTTCTGGGCTACAGTAATTACAACAACGTGATAAAAAAGGAAAATATCGGCATACTGGAAGAGTTAAATTGAGCATCGGGTTTGTAAGAGTTTCAGGACCTTCTGGTTCTTTACAGGTAATTTACGGTAATTTAAGGTTAATTTAAGGTTAATTTAAGGTTAATTTAAGTTTATTTAAGTTTATTTAAGTTTATTTAAGGTCAATTTAAGTTTATTTAAGTTTATTTTTCTGGAAATAAGGAGATTTTATACATGATAAATCGAAAAATAGGATTCATTGGGGCAGGGAAAATGGGTTCTGCTCTCATGCAGGGCATAATTAAAGCCGGAATCGTGCAGCCTGAAAATATCGGTGCAAGCGATGTATACGAGCCTTTTTTAAAAGAGCTTCAGACAAAGCTGGGGATCAGGGTATCAACCGATAATACCGTTATTGTCCGGGAGTCGGATATCCTCATTCTTGCAGTAAAGCCCCAGACGCTTGGTTCTGTACTTGAAAACCTGAAAAATGAAATTACTTCCGAAAAACTCGTAATATCAATTGCTGCAGGAGTGCCTCTTTCAACTTACGAGGGCGCTCTTCTTGAAGGCACCAGGGTTGTCCGTGTCATGCCCAATATAGCAGCAACAGTTTCGGAGGCTGCTTCGGGAATTTCCCCCGGGAAGAACGCGACCCCTGAGGATATGAAAGATGCTCTTACTATCTTTTCTGCGGTTGGTACTGCAGTTCAGGTTCCTGAATCCCTGATGGACGCAGTTACAGGTCTTTCCGGCAGTGGGCCTGCTTTCATTTTCCCTGTCATAGAGGCTATGGCTGACGGGGCTGTACTGGAAGGCATGGACAGGAAAAGCGCTCTTACCCTCGCAGCCCAGACCGTGCTCGGAGCCGCAAAAATGGCACTTGAAACAGGCATGCACCCCGGAGAACTCAAAGATATGGTTACATCTCCTGCCGGTACCACTATTCAGGGAGTTCATGCTCTCGAGGAAGCAGGAATCAGGGCAGCTTTTATGAATGCAGTTATAAGAGCAAGCGAACGCTCAAGAGAACTCGGGAAGAAGTAATAATATCGGTTTCTTCCTTTTCTTAAATCCTCTTCCATTCATCTTTAATTCCTTTTCATCCTTTTTCTTTTTTATAAGTCTTCAATGTGTAAATTTCTTAAGACAAATTTTGCTTTCTAGATAAAAATTCCTTTCTTTTCGCTTTCTGGCGTCCTTTGTGATATTTACCTCTTATTTTCTTAGTTATAGTTCATGATTATTTGTTATAAATTTGGGTAAATTTTATATATCAGTGGAATCAATATTATTTTCTACCTGATAAAAGCTGAGCATGCATAAATGAGCTAGCGGGGGTCATAGTTCCTGTCCCATGCCTTACTCTCGTTTATGAGATGTTCCAGTCCGGGATATCCTGTATAAGTTCTCTAAAACTGAGAATTTTTCACCTATATTGTATTCCTCGGTGAACCCGGAAAATCATGCTTAATTTGAAAATAAGAAGCGAATAAATTACGATAAATTATGGTGGAACGGGGTACTGGACCTTCTCTGTTCGCCATGAGGGGGATCTCTTATGGGGGATACGAGATTCCTCTCCAGACTCCTCTTATTCTCGCCTGAAAGATTATTCGCTACAGGCTTTTTATCTTAAAAAATAGCAGCGTATTTTATGTCATTAATAAATAAAATAATGTTTTTAAAAAAGTAAAATAATGTGTAACTATTCAGGGTATAGTTAACGGCGCTCTCTTGAGCGCCGCTATAATACCCTCCAAAACAGGTAATCCGTTCTTTCTAATTGTAGAGATGTAAGCTCTAATTCTGCAGAAAGCTTCCGCTCCTTGTATAGTTCTGAAAGTTCCTGATATTTTCTGCTGTAATTTCATCATCCTGATATCTCTTTCTGCTTGATTATTCTCAAACGGAACTTTCAAATCTGTCAGGAATCTCAGAATATTTTCTTTGTGTTCTATAAACCTATCTAGCAGATTCCTTGCTTTTGTTTTTGGATTTTTTCCACGTTTTCCTTTCTTTTCAGGATTTAGAGATTGTGGATTTTCTTCAATTCCTTTAATTATGATAGCATCGAACCTTTCTTCCAATGCTTTAATTTGCTCAAAATCCAGTTCTTTGACTTGATCCTTGCATTCGTCGGTATACTTTTTCATCTCAGTGAGCAATTCATTCATTTCTTTAGCCCACTGCTGTTTATAGTTCTCTTCAATTCCAGTAAGTTCTCTCTGTAAATGAGCATTACAGAGAGCATGATCACAGTCATAAACGTTGTAAGGTTTCCATCCGTCGTGAACTGCTACTCCCTTAAACTCCGGAAGAATACCCATAGCGTCTATTGCTTCTGCTCCTCTTTTTGAGTGAGGTAAATAACAGGTGTATTTCTCATTAGAAGCTACATGAAGCCAGTGTCTTTTTCCTTCAATCTTCATACCAGTTTCATCAAAATTGATTACAGGCGAGGCTAATAACTTCTCTCTAATAACGTTTTCAAATTCCTCTAAATTCTGGAAACATTCTCTTTCTGCTCTAATTATCGTAGCAGGACAGATTTTTATTCCCATTATGTCCTCAAAAAATTCGGAAATTCTTTCATAGGGGATAAAATGGTGATTTTTACAGTAAATAGCTGAAGCTAAAATATTTGGACCATACTGAACTGGATATTTAACTGATTCAGGAAAAACAGCTTTATTTATTTTTCCACAGTAAGGGCAGGTCTTTATCTGACTTTTGTGTTCTGTAACAATCAGATTTACAGGAGGAATATCAAAGACCTGTCTTTTCTCATAGGCTTCAACTTCAACATTCTCAAGAGTATGGCCACATTCTTTGCAGCAACTCAAAGAATGTTCTATTACCTACTCAGGATGATCAACCATTTCAAGAGTTGTTCCTGGATGACCATCTTGACCTCCAGGTTTTTTGCCACTCTTTTTACGGAGACTCTTGGGGTTAGGTTTCTCCTTGATAAAAAAATCAGTAGAAGGAGGGCGACTGCTGTTACGACTGTTTTGGTTTAAACGAGATTCTAATACCTTTACACGTTCTTCGAGTTCAGCAATACGAATAGATTGTTCTTCTATGATAGTCTCAAGCCTCTGGATTACAGAAATTACAGCTTCAGGACCAGCGTCATAAATGATAAGAATCTCTTCACGTGTAAGCATAATAACGAAAGGAAATAGGATTCAATTTATATGCAATTTTTCCTCGAAAAGAGGAAAAATTGTAGCCTTTCAAAGGCTCTACCTGAATAGTTACAATAATGTTTTTATTGTACCCAAATTATTTCTGGGTATCTTTTTTCAGGCACATAAACCAGTCAAGGCAGCGCTTTCCTTCCTCTTCTTTTCCCATCCTTTCTTTTACTGCTTCCATTGAACTGGGAGGTGGAATGATAACGTCTTCTCCTGGCTGCCAGTTAGCCGGGGTTGCAACTTTTTCGGCTGCATTTTTCTGCAGGGCGACTACTATTCTCTTGATTTCCTGCATATTCCTTCCGGTTGACTGCGGATAGTAGAGTATTGTCCTTATTTTCGCCTCTGGGTCGATAATAAATACCGCTCTTACAGCCTGGGTGGTTGAGGCTTTTGGCTGGACCATGCCGTATTTCTTTGCAACATCCATCTTCAGATCTTCTATCACCGGGAATTTGATCTCCAGATTTTTCATTCCTTTATATTCTATTTTCTCTTCAATCCTCTTAAGCCAGGCGATATGGGAAAAGACGCTGTCTATGGAGAGCCCTATAAGTTCCGTGTTCATGCTCCTGAACTCTTCCTGCATACTGGCAAAAGTCATGAATTCAGTAGTG
This window of the Methanosarcina mazei S-6 genome carries:
- a CDS encoding CBS domain-containing protein, coding for MPKNIFIEDIMVRDVACATLPGSRDEVLKILKNKHISGVPVLKDSKVVGIVTRTNLLQNPEEEQLALLMTRDPITISPGSDLQSAARLLLQHGIRRLPVVDDGKLVGLVTVADVVGAIADMNIDTPIKDYVEKEVVAIFSETPLPVVARIMELACVKAVPVLDAALELIGIISDRDIISASVIEDSVEMSDMSAGQDDDAWTWESMRDTMSIYYSVSRIKVPNLIGSDIMIREPITATYIASISDCARKMKRNRIDQIPIINSNRKLQGLLRDHDLLKPLIEA
- a CDS encoding universal stress protein — encoded protein: MNSEFYRNIVIATDGSENTQKAISHGIEIAKLSGATVHALYVVDISSFSSIPMSSEVGWEAMYEILKSEGEKAVSAVKSQGEAAGVEVREVVLEGNPSSAIIEFAENNNVDLIIMGTLGKTGLDRFLLGSVAEKVARGSKVPVMVVRSGEES
- a CDS encoding YkgJ family cysteine cluster protein — its product is MIPVKNDPIDTRLAEMHEELRDLRNFPDSEFVGIIRELGFKCELCARCCTREFNDHVFLLDSDLERVRSIDPDAVTPAPYYEFCDQNGRFYVSGYALKTKPDGSCIFLENKRCRIYESRPSICRVYPHMLHREADETGKVDWRQISGLNEHGSYHSDLDDPACKEIALETRAYEEAYLQQVIGFFEAVKAHFRTNGLKHIQRTYDRKMREFLKGECDLEIFVYCKGGFEKQKLAKESER
- a CDS encoding DUF356 domain-containing protein, which translates into the protein MKSFALVRADDSDKVKIALHDLERYGHIQFSATPKCIEPNYADELLVSVMGVSLKSKCNSAALVELNNHAGAAISRLKKIHPPAHIIIISPRHKMFEELAGKFPKYPEFDRTFNHQKSPQGLDMIQEKGESSNA
- a CDS encoding DUF167 domain-containing protein, which produces MSFEEAIKSLDSGIIVDIEVTPGSRSLSVPSGYNEWRKRIEVKLTRNAQKGKANEQLIESLAELFGICSSDIFISSGATSSKKSLLIKGVSYQQAVLVFGKHLKG
- a CDS encoding toprim domain-containing protein, with product MTDVDVYRKRLERIEELLLELSESAERGAVIIVEGKRDILSMKKLGIKGSFELATRYSLFNFSERIASLGCEVIILTDWDRRGDLLAAKLSEYFENFGVKPDLQIRNKLKLISQKEIKDIESLYTYVSKLRVKTGSSLNSEYETNLEFER
- a CDS encoding 2,5-diamino-6-(ribosylamino)-4(3H)-pyrimidinone 5'-phosphate reductase codes for the protein MDRPFIFINSAMSADGKLSTKERKQVKISGKLDFERMDELRAHADAIMVGIGTVLADDPSLTVKSPERKAARKAAGKSENPVRVVVDSSARTPLNADIFKKGEGLRIIAVSNSAPEEKIRMLEKKALVIKTGAFRVDLTELAAKLKEMGINSLMVEGGATLNWGMLSAGLVDEVYTFVGNLIIGGKTAPTFTDGEGFTENELLGLELFSAEKIEDGILLKWKVKGKKN
- a CDS encoding amidohydrolase family protein translates to MYGTEQIISGTIIAGPEILPIEGYICVKNGIITEIGEERTNSKNIIAPCFVNAHTHLGDSVCKDPVLGKTSGFRVQRDLDSLVKPPDGLKHRILRETPYKTLVGHIKRSLLDMIDTGTCAFADFREGGFLGVAALNKALEGLELRSLIFGRPAEPDLPLQVVLSEVRRILLRSDGLGMSGANDLDMNLLQEITACTRERKKLFAIHAGEKNRSDIEKALSLEPDLLIHLTHAGKKDLDEIAQAKIPVVVCPRSNFVTGAGMAPIAEMLEAGIRVAAGTDNVMLNSVNMFAEMEFMSKIFSIDDRQVFKICTLNGSFVMGPDSMCSIEKGNKANLMILNGDSNNLAGIQDPVGGITKRARPDDILAVLHS